The genomic region ATTACATTACACTTACAACAGAATGATAGAGAAATTCGGtaccctttttattatttagctaAATCATCCATTTGTTTTTACATACAAATTTCCATGTTCATCCATCCTAATCATGGAGCTTCCCTACTGGCAACCTCCAATCCATTACCTGCAAATCAATTCTCATATATGAACCTCAAAAAGTTTCTAATAGGCCAAAACCATTgcaaatataaaatcaaaaacacCCCATGAGAAAATGAATAACACATGAAATTCTTAAtgttggtaaaagtaccatggaggcttTTCTATTAGTAGATGGATTACATTTTGCCCCCCTCTattcaaaaaatgggcaaattagccATTGTACATTATATCAAAGAGCAAGTTGATCCTCctgttaaaaattcaatccatttctaCGGTTAAAAACTAGTTTATGTACGTCAACATACGAGGTACACATGGCACAAGTGTTCCTGTTTGATTATTTCGTTAGCCACACTagtttttaaaagtataaatggataaaatttttaatagaaaaaatcaatttgctttttgatttaatgtgcagAGACcaatttttttgagtaaaggggCAAAATGTTCTTTTAAGCTATTAAAAAgaaggatgaaaaaaaaaacctcaccATCTGGATCAAAAAAGAAGATCTGCCTCACTTTCCCATTGGGGAGGGACCTCTGAAAAGTCTGAATTCCTTTATCCTGACAAATTCCCACAATTTCATCTTAAAACAAAAGGGTTAATTGCAACAAGCATTCTATATTattgctcaaattttaaatttatccttAAAACTTTAAGAGGTTTTAAATAAATCCTCAAAAGTATCAGGCTCTTCTGTCAAGTTAGACCTTAAATGCCGTTATGGAATATACTTAAAACAagtagattaaattgtaaacacATGTCTACTTATTATATTGATAGCTTTAATCTAACCtgttaaaaaacaaataataccTACTAACTTTAGgatcatttatttttcttaaccATAAGATTCAAGCTGCCCGTGCCATAAGTACACTCATGTTCCAGTGTTCCAAATTAGATCTAAGATGACAGTCTATTGCTGACGAACAGACTTAATTAATGCAAGACTTAATTACATATTGGCACCAAACTATATTCGTTTTACCAATTACGTACACAAAAGTAGTCcctaaattatcaatttagtcttattttacccaaaaagtATACCAGGTCAAACTAGAACATGCAGTGTGTCaatatgtaatttgtttttagAACATGCAGTGTGTCATATTGGCAGTATTGTGTTTCAggtaaaatgtgtaaaaaattaatagtttagttATCACTTTTGACAGAAAAAAGTAGCTAAATGAGAAATGCAGTATAACTGAAGGGCCAATTTgcatttaaccctcaatacaaTAGTGAAAGTTCAATAAGTTCTGAAGTTGGTGACCAACTGCAATTAACCAAAGACTAAATATATAACATATCAATCCAAACACGAAATCAACATGTTAAAGTGGAAAAAAGACCAGAAAACTAATAGCAAAGGATTGAAAATGGTACCTTGAGAGACTGAACAAAAGAATCGAAATTGGAAACGGTGAAGCAAATATGATGACCTCTAGGAAGATTACTAGGGTCAGCAACGGCCGCCGTGGAACTGTACGGACCTTCGGGAAGTTTCGTGAGTGGGTTCCTTTCAATTAAATGCATGGGAAAAGATCCCGGAAGATTCAACCATATTACCTTGAACTCCCCGAAATCTGGGCTCTCAATCTCCTCGAACCCAAAGATCTAAAGCAAAAACATAAATGCTCGATCGTTTTTTAACGGATAAAAACAGCtaaaaacctttaaaacaaaagagaattaaagaaattttctaaagaaATTACCTCTTTGTAGAAATTAGCAAGGCGTCTAATGTCAGAGGATTCTCTGGATATGTGGTTAAGGCAAGCGGATTTCGCCACCGCCATTTTCAGATACTCTCGTGTTcctaagttttaaaaattcgaCACGGCTCTATCTTATGTAGTGGTTTAGGCGGGCACGAAACGGCGCCGCTTGTAGTCCAAGATTggttatatgaaaaatagataCCTAAACTATACAACTTTTCTCATTTAagtacctaattttttttggtcaaaGTAGGTACCTAAAGTATTATTCTGTTACCtacagttagtgtaaaaacaacaacaacagtgAAATTAGGTACTTTAGTAATACTATAACATgagacaaaaattaaattaaacgtATCataccgcccatccaaacccacacTAAATCTAATCAGGGTTCATAGTAATAAAGGAAGTgaatcgaaaaaaaaaactctaattttAAGATATCTAATGAAACCGTCGTTAGAATTGAGATcttatttaaagaaaagaaaaatcaaatatatgtaatatatgcATGTATCCAAATGCtcgaaaaaaaaatactataatGATCTCTTAAGAACTTTGAGATCGCAAGTATGAGTTCATACTATGTAAATATATGGGATTtcctctaattttattttaattaattatctagtTAAAGTtgagttatttatttaatttaatgcttataattcattcttttaaaattgttgtattctatacaattttcaaaaattgaatttgtgttttcttctttataaatgaaacatatttatatattattttatattatttagatttgTCCATGGGTTAGACCACCCAGTTTGGTTCGGAAGTCTgcctaaaaaatgaaaaaatttggaCACAAGATAAGATATGTTTAGAAAATAGACTGGGCATCAGATAAGACTTTTTTTACCCGGCCCAACCCGaatttgcaaaaagaaaaaaaaattgttgttttcttGTTGTGTTGCTGTTATTTCACCattatgttgttattattttgttgttattgtttggatattttaaagacatttgctactattttaaagacatttacTTGTTAAATTGCACATATGTTAGtcttatttaagtataaagattttttttaaatttatttttcaatttttgtgaaatatttattttaatgtttgtagtattttatatgttcttaaaaattatataaaattaataataaaattaatctgAGCGAGCCAtaccaaacttgagttttaacattttatttgagttgggcttggacaaaattttagacccattttttgggcctattaaacgagtctaaaattttgtcaaTACTCAATCCATGAacaaatctatatatatgtcaCATTTTTGTTATAcagtattttaattattttttgtcagCTAGGTACATCCCCATGAGCAtacaaaaatcttaaataaacttattataCAGAGAAGAGAACCTTTAAAACTATCTATAATTCCTTTTCAACTTtgaaataggaggataatgcgcttcaacgcacTCAAATTCACATTCTACTGCACTGACAATAATATCATactaatcgagttaagactcaatcgacaaccTAACAAAACACCTAAAAATGATCGAATAATAAAGCTTTAAAAATCATGGGAGAGAAGgaaatttttcttcattttattgaataataacCATACATGAAAAACAGCTCTTGGACAAGGACAACGAAAGAACATGCAATTAAAACACAGCAAAGATCACATATTGTTTTATTGTACAAGAACAAACCTGTTATTATTAGTGTTACCATTTCTCACACCACCACCAAGCTCTCCCTTAGGCACCGTCACAATAAGCTCCCCATCCTCGTAAATAGCACTAGCCAGCTCTGGTCGTGCCATCTCCGGCAACCTGAATCGCCACATGTCGAGCACTATATGATCCAAAGAACAAAAATCCACCAAATTTTCTGACCTTATTACGATCCTGGTAACCCCAGGGTG from Gossypium raimondii isolate GPD5lz chromosome 1, ASM2569854v1, whole genome shotgun sequence harbors:
- the LOC105774629 gene encoding uncharacterized protein LOC105774629 — protein: MAVAKSACLNHISRESSDIRRLANFYKEIFGFEEIESPDFGEFKVIWLNLPGSFPMHLIERNPLTKLPEGPYSSTAAVADPSNLPRGHHICFTVSNFDSFVQSLKDKGIQTFQRSLPNGKVRQIFFFDPDGNGLEVASREAP